Proteins from a genomic interval of Treponema brennaborense DSM 12168:
- a CDS encoding phosphohydrolase, whose translation MKSPKEISLEKKILALLEEAHAQTADARERPYLPLETVKRLIADAEIQAIQDYANDVSIVRLGFNDHGPVHMRTVTGNAIRMMLLLREAGIKTSLEAENAGTFEDSLTAVILASFMHDFGMTVGRQDHELFSATLALPIIDRILDKVLPAVPETESPVLKRRVIIRSLALEGIAGHMGSRRIHSLEAGMILIADGCDMAKGRARIPMAINTEPKVGDIHKYSANSIEKISIHAGTAKPIRIEITMSSDVGFFQIEEVLLQKINCSPVKPYIELLAGVENAELKQYL comes from the coding sequence ATGAAATCACCCAAAGAAATATCGCTTGAAAAAAAGATACTCGCGCTCCTTGAAGAAGCGCACGCACAGACGGCCGACGCTCGGGAACGGCCGTACTTGCCGCTTGAAACGGTAAAACGGCTGATCGCCGATGCGGAAATACAGGCCATACAGGATTACGCGAACGACGTTTCCATCGTCCGTCTGGGATTCAACGATCACGGCCCCGTTCACATGCGGACGGTTACCGGCAACGCAATCCGCATGATGCTCCTGCTCAGGGAAGCCGGCATCAAAACCAGCCTTGAAGCCGAAAATGCCGGAACCTTTGAAGACAGTCTCACGGCGGTCATCCTTGCGTCGTTCATGCACGACTTCGGCATGACGGTCGGGCGGCAGGATCACGAACTGTTCAGCGCGACGCTCGCCCTCCCGATTATCGACCGCATTTTGGACAAAGTGCTTCCCGCCGTACCGGAAACTGAAAGTCCCGTTCTGAAAAGGCGCGTTATCATCCGTTCGCTCGCACTCGAAGGAATCGCCGGACACATGGGGAGCCGCCGCATCCACTCGCTTGAAGCCGGCATGATCCTGATTGCCGACGGCTGCGACATGGCAAAAGGCCGCGCGCGTATCCCCATGGCTATAAACACCGAACCGAAAGTCGGCGACATCCACAAATATTCGGCGAACTCGATCGAAAAAATCAGCATCCATGCCGGAACGGCAAAACCGATACGCATCGAAATCACCATGTCGAGCGACGTCGGATTTTTCCAGATCGAAGAAGTCCTCCTGCAAAAAATCAACTGCAGCCCGGTCAAACCGTACATAGAACTGCTTGCCGGCGTTGAAAACGCCGAACTCAAACAATATTTGTAA
- a CDS encoding epoxyqueuosine reductase QueH, with amino-acid sequence MNKTDTNGRTEKPNYQKQLEAELDHIRRSAAAAAATFEVKKPSLLLHACCAPCSSYVIEYLHSIFDITVFYYNPNIHPQAEYARRMTELSSFIKRFPCAQQVQLCVPPYDPDEYFSATNVRSEPELETEAERGERCRRCYRLRMERAFSYAAAAGFDYVTTTLSISPYKDAEKINAIGRELENEFRTAAAVTDKAINAAQQPSDRSPHDDVHIATGTYVATGTPPPRYLYADFKKKNGFKRSLELSAEYGLYRQDYCGCVYSRQNGTHSPSE; translated from the coding sequence ATGAATAAAACCGATACGAACGGCAGGACAGAAAAACCGAACTACCAAAAACAACTTGAGGCCGAACTCGATCATATCCGCAGATCCGCCGCTGCGGCGGCGGCAACGTTTGAAGTGAAAAAACCGTCGCTGCTGCTGCACGCCTGCTGCGCCCCGTGCAGTTCGTACGTCATTGAATACCTGCATTCTATTTTCGATATAACGGTTTTCTATTATAACCCGAACATTCATCCTCAAGCCGAATACGCGCGCCGTATGACGGAACTGTCATCATTTATAAAACGGTTTCCGTGCGCACAGCAGGTACAGCTGTGCGTTCCGCCGTATGATCCGGACGAATACTTCTCGGCGACGAACGTCCGAAGCGAACCTGAACTTGAAACCGAAGCGGAACGCGGCGAACGCTGCCGGCGCTGTTACCGGCTCCGCATGGAGCGCGCGTTTTCCTACGCTGCCGCCGCCGGATTCGACTACGTAACCACGACACTCTCCATCAGTCCGTATAAAGATGCGGAAAAAATAAACGCAATCGGCCGTGAATTGGAAAACGAATTCCGAACGGCGGCAGCTGTCACTGATAAAGCAATCAATGCTGCACAACAACCAAGCGACAGATCGCCCCACGACGACGTGCACATCGCCACCGGCACATACGTTGCCACCGGCACTCCGCCTCCGCGCTACCTGTACGCCGATTTCAAAAAGAAAAACGGCTTCAAACGCTCGCTCGAACTTTCGGCCGAATACGGACTGTACCGCCAAGACTACTGCGGCTGCGTCTATTCCCGACAAAACGGAACGCACTCGCCCTCCGAATAA